Proteins from a single region of Pseudomonas fulva:
- a CDS encoding flagellar hook-length control protein FliK — translation MPVAPDLLLTPAAAAKPKAAPATNTQSTAQPRKQEASSFSQVYAKERQAKATERQEDAAKSARDGKADPQAGASDPAAAAAAEPAVADSGKDLPEEPTLEEDAVDPLVLLGLFQPEPEAVVVEAEPDGQAATAAVASSSLIGSAPASMTEASFDPEIDALNQQPAVQLALEVGAQEKAAAQSTTTPGGAAASASASSGQAFASAMAAMGMKAGAQEGESTDLTPLPSFELGSEALEALKESSAGTAPEQFVSKLSALSQAIGQQASQVGRVPVVPGQPLAMQQAGFSEGVVDKVMWMSSQNLKSAEIQLDPAELGRLDVRISLNQDQTQISFASAHPSVREALEGQVHRLREMFTQQGMNLADVNVSDQSQGRAWQGQEGEGRGRGSRMADEGGAGSESEERVIGSIEIRDPAQGAGRGMVDYYA, via the coding sequence ATGCCCGTTGCCCCTGATCTGTTGCTGACCCCAGCGGCGGCTGCCAAGCCCAAGGCCGCGCCGGCAACCAATACGCAGAGCACCGCGCAGCCGCGCAAGCAGGAGGCTTCCAGCTTCTCGCAGGTGTATGCCAAGGAGCGCCAGGCCAAGGCCACCGAGCGCCAGGAAGACGCCGCGAAGTCGGCGCGTGATGGCAAGGCCGATCCCCAGGCGGGCGCCAGCGATCCGGCAGCGGCCGCTGCCGCCGAGCCGGCGGTTGCCGATAGCGGCAAGGATTTGCCTGAGGAACCGACGCTCGAGGAGGACGCCGTCGACCCACTGGTGCTGCTGGGCCTGTTCCAGCCCGAGCCGGAGGCTGTGGTGGTCGAGGCCGAACCCGACGGGCAGGCCGCGACCGCCGCCGTGGCCTCGAGCAGCCTGATCGGCTCCGCGCCGGCGAGCATGACCGAGGCGAGCTTCGATCCGGAAATCGATGCGCTCAATCAGCAACCTGCCGTGCAGTTGGCGCTCGAGGTCGGCGCGCAGGAAAAGGCCGCCGCGCAGTCGACGACCACGCCTGGCGGTGCGGCCGCTTCCGCATCGGCCAGCAGCGGTCAGGCGTTCGCCAGCGCCATGGCAGCCATGGGCATGAAGGCGGGCGCCCAGGAAGGGGAGTCGACCGACCTGACCCCGCTGCCGTCGTTCGAGCTAGGCAGCGAAGCGCTCGAGGCGCTCAAGGAAAGTTCGGCGGGCACTGCGCCGGAGCAGTTTGTCAGCAAGCTCAGCGCCCTGAGCCAGGCGATTGGTCAGCAGGCCTCCCAGGTCGGGCGTGTTCCGGTGGTACCCGGCCAACCCTTGGCCATGCAGCAGGCCGGCTTCAGCGAAGGGGTGGTGGACAAGGTGATGTGGATGTCCAGCCAGAACCTCAAGTCCGCGGAGATTCAACTCGACCCCGCTGAGCTTGGCCGCCTCGACGTGCGCATCAGCCTGAACCAGGATCAGACTCAGATCAGCTTCGCCAGCGCGCACCCGAGCGTACGCGAGGCCCTGGAAGGCCAGGTGCACCGCCTGCGCGAGATGTTCACCCAGCAGGGCATGAACCTGGCTGACGTGAATGTCTCCGATCAGTCCCAGGGCCGCGCCTGGCAGGGCCAGGAAGGCGAGGGTCGCGGCCGCGGCAGCCGTATGGCGGACGAGGGCGGGGCAGGCAGCGAGAGCGAGGAGCGCGTGATCGGCAGCATCGAGATCCGCGACCCGGCCCAGGGCGCTGGCCGCGGCATGGTCGACTATTACGCCTGA
- the fliL gene encoding flagellar basal body-associated protein FliL: MAKKNAPPAAAAEAGSKPPGKLKLIIVIVLALLLAIGASIGGTWFFLSKDSAKSEAEHEQAENAAPVKQPAIYEELTPAFVVNFTQNGRARYMQVSVALMTRDQAALDALKVHMPVLRNNLVMLFSSQDFATLITPVGKEMLRQQATASVQQLAEKETGKVTVEQVLFTNLVLQ; encoded by the coding sequence ATGGCAAAGAAGAACGCGCCACCCGCTGCTGCCGCCGAAGCAGGCAGCAAGCCGCCTGGCAAGCTCAAGCTCATCATCGTGATCGTGCTGGCGCTGTTGCTGGCTATCGGGGCATCGATCGGTGGCACCTGGTTCTTCCTGAGCAAGGACAGCGCCAAGTCGGAGGCCGAGCACGAACAGGCCGAGAACGCCGCGCCGGTCAAGCAGCCGGCCATCTATGAAGAGCTGACGCCGGCCTTCGTGGTCAACTTCACCCAGAACGGCAGGGCGCGCTACATGCAGGTCAGCGTGGCGCTGATGACCCGCGACCAGGCTGCGCTGGATGCGCTGAAAGTGCATATGCCGGTGCTGCGCAACAACCTGGTCATGCTGTTCTCCAGCCAGGACTTCGCCACCCTGATCACTCCGGTCGGCAAGGAAATGCTGCGCCAGCAGGCGACCGCCAGCGTGCAGCAACTGGCCGAGAAGGAAACCGGCAAGGTGACCGTCGAGCAGGTGCTGTTCACCAACCTCGTGTTGCAATAG
- the fliM gene encoding flagellar motor switch protein FliM, with amino-acid sequence MAVQDLLSQDEIDALLHGVDDGLVETEEFVEPGSVKQYDLTSQDRIVRGRMPTLEMINERFARYTRISMFNLLRRSADVAVGGVQVMKFGEYVHSLYVPTSLNLVKMKPLRGTGLFILDAKLVFKLVDNFFGGDGRHAKIEGREFTPTELRVVRMVLDQAFIDLREAWAAVMDINFEYVGSEVNPALANIVSPSEVIVVSTFHIELDGGGGDLHVTMPYAMIEPIREMLDAGFQSDVDDQDERWVKALREDILDVSVPLSATVARRQLKVRDILHMQPGDVIPVELPEHMILRANGVPSFKVKLGSHKGNLSLQVLDPVDRQHR; translated from the coding sequence ATGGCCGTACAAGACCTGCTGTCCCAGGACGAGATTGATGCGCTGCTGCACGGGGTCGATGACGGCCTGGTGGAGACCGAGGAGTTCGTCGAGCCCGGCAGCGTCAAGCAATATGACCTGACCAGCCAGGATCGCATCGTGCGCGGGCGCATGCCGACCCTGGAGATGATCAACGAGCGTTTCGCGCGCTACACACGCATCAGCATGTTCAACCTGCTGCGCCGCTCCGCCGATGTGGCGGTCGGCGGCGTGCAGGTGATGAAATTCGGCGAGTACGTGCATTCGCTGTACGTGCCCACCAGCCTCAACCTGGTGAAGATGAAGCCGTTGCGTGGCACCGGCCTGTTCATTCTCGATGCCAAGCTGGTGTTCAAGCTGGTCGACAATTTCTTTGGCGGCGATGGCCGCCACGCCAAGATCGAAGGCCGCGAATTCACCCCTACCGAATTGCGGGTGGTGCGCATGGTGCTCGATCAGGCGTTCATCGACCTGCGCGAGGCCTGGGCCGCGGTGATGGACATCAACTTCGAGTACGTAGGCTCGGAGGTCAACCCGGCCCTGGCCAACATCGTCAGCCCCAGCGAAGTGATCGTGGTATCCACCTTCCACATCGAGCTCGACGGTGGCGGTGGCGACCTGCACGTGACCATGCCTTACGCCATGATCGAGCCGATCCGCGAAATGCTCGACGCCGGCTTCCAGTCCGATGTCGACGACCAGGACGAGCGCTGGGTCAAGGCCCTGCGCGAAGACATCCTCGACGTCAGCGTGCCGTTGAGCGCCACGGTTGCGCGGCGCCAGCTCAAGGTGCGCGACATTCTGCACATGCAGCCCGGCGACGTGATTCCCGTCGAGTTGCCCGAGCACATGATCCTGCGTGCCAACGGCGTGCCGTCCTTCAAGGTCAAGCTGGGCTCGCACAAGGGCAACCTGTCGCTGCAGGTGCTCGACCCCGTGGACCGCCAGCACCGTTAG
- the fliN gene encoding flagellar motor switch protein FliN: MADENEQTSPEEQALADEWAAALSESGDAGGQDDIDAMLAASAANQPAAPRAPMEEFGSMPKASNPVSLEGPNLDVILDIPVSISMEVGNADITIRNLLQLNQGSVIELDRLAGEPLDVLVNGTLIAHGEVVVVNEKFGIRLTDVISPSERIKKLR; encoded by the coding sequence ATGGCAGACGAGAACGAACAAACCAGCCCCGAGGAACAGGCGCTCGCCGATGAGTGGGCGGCGGCGCTGTCCGAGTCCGGCGACGCGGGCGGGCAGGACGATATCGACGCGATGCTGGCCGCCAGTGCAGCCAACCAGCCGGCTGCGCCGCGTGCGCCGATGGAAGAGTTCGGCAGCATGCCCAAGGCCAGCAACCCGGTCAGCCTGGAGGGCCCGAACCTCGATGTGATTCTCGACATTCCGGTGTCCATCTCCATGGAAGTGGGCAATGCCGACATCACCATCCGCAACCTGCTGCAGCTCAACCAGGGCTCGGTGATCGAACTCGATCGCCTGGCTGGCGAGCCGCTCGACGTGCTGGTCAACGGCACCCTGATCGCCCATGGCGAGGTGGTGGTGGTCAACGAGAAGTTCGGCATCCGCCTGACCGACGTGATCAGCCCCAGTGAACGCATCAAGAAGCTGCGCTGA
- the fliO gene encoding flagellar biosynthetic protein FliO, producing MNRLLLTLLALPCVAFAAEPATQAPAASGGIAGQLAQLVIGLLLVIGLIFLLAWMMRRVQRLGPNNGKVIKIVASQALSPRDRLVLVQVGNEQILLGLTPGRINPLHVMGEPVHLPDAEPASSEFSQRLMELLGKDQKDKS from the coding sequence ATGAACAGACTCCTGCTCACCCTACTGGCGCTGCCGTGCGTCGCATTCGCCGCCGAACCGGCTACCCAGGCGCCCGCGGCCAGCGGCGGCATCGCCGGCCAGCTGGCGCAACTGGTGATCGGCCTGCTGCTGGTGATCGGCCTGATCTTCCTGCTTGCCTGGATGATGCGCCGCGTGCAGCGGCTGGGGCCCAACAATGGCAAGGTGATCAAGATCGTCGCCAGCCAGGCGCTGAGCCCCCGTGACCGGCTGGTGCTGGTGCAGGTAGGCAACGAGCAGATCCTGCTGGGCCTCACGCCTGGGCGTATCAACCCGCTGCACGTGATGGGCGAGCCGGTTCACCTGCCCGATGCCGAGCCGGCTTCCAGCGAATTTTCCCAGCGCCTCATGGAACTGCTGGGCAAGGATCAGAAGGACAAGTCCTGA